The proteins below come from a single Micromonospora citrea genomic window:
- the cbiQ gene encoding cobalt ECF transporter T component CbiQ, whose product MGAGHAHVLYQEGASPVHRLPPEVKIVSMVVFTLAVVATPREAFWAFGGYAMLVAVVAGLARVGPGWLLSRSLIELPFVLFAVALPFLGAGERVDVLGVSLSSDGLLGAWNIVAKGTLGVLASLLLAATTTTRDLIVGLDRLRCPQILTQIATFMLRYLDVLVGEARRMRVARVSRGDDPRFLWQLRGFAAGVGALFLRAFERGERVYLAMLSRGYAGRMPAVWQGAGAATAGQWLVAATVPALAATIAAAAVVLT is encoded by the coding sequence ATGGGCGCCGGGCACGCGCACGTGCTTTACCAGGAGGGCGCCTCGCCGGTGCACCGGCTCCCGCCGGAGGTCAAGATCGTGTCGATGGTGGTCTTCACCCTCGCCGTGGTGGCCACCCCGCGCGAGGCGTTCTGGGCCTTCGGCGGGTACGCCATGCTGGTCGCGGTGGTCGCCGGGCTGGCCCGGGTCGGTCCCGGCTGGCTGCTCAGCCGGTCGCTGATCGAGCTGCCGTTCGTGCTCTTCGCCGTCGCCCTGCCGTTCCTCGGCGCCGGCGAGCGGGTCGACGTGCTTGGCGTGAGCCTGTCCTCCGACGGCCTCCTCGGCGCGTGGAACATCGTCGCGAAGGGGACGCTCGGCGTACTGGCGTCGCTCCTGCTGGCCGCGACCACGACGACTCGCGACCTGATCGTCGGCCTGGACCGGCTGCGCTGCCCGCAGATCCTCACCCAGATCGCCACGTTCATGCTGCGCTACCTGGACGTGCTGGTCGGCGAGGCCCGGCGGATGCGGGTCGCCCGGGTCTCCCGGGGCGACGACCCGCGCTTCCTGTGGCAGCTGCGCGGTTTCGCCGCCGGCGTCGGCGCGCTCTTCCTGCGCGCGTTCGAACGCGGCGAGCGGGTCTACCTGGCGATGCTGTCGCGCGGCTACGCCGGCCGGATGCCGGCCGTGTGGCAGGGCGCGGGCGCGGCGACGGCCGGGCAGTGGCTGGTCGCGGCCACCGTGCCGGCTCTGGCGGCCACCATCGCCGCCGCCGCCGTCGTGCTGACATGA
- a CDS encoding sigma-70 family RNA polymerase sigma factor: protein MIPAPRETPAAGPTAAAGPDARESATGWALAARDGDPVAQAAFVRLTQAEVWRFAAALVDPDSADDLTQETYLRAFRALPAFEGRSSARTWLLGIARRACADHLRTVVRRRRLAERLAADSWRDRSHPDPAGQLGAADLVRRLPAERRGAFVLTQLLGLSYAEAAAVEGVPVGTIRSRVARARNDLVEAVGDALAG from the coding sequence GTGATCCCCGCCCCGCGCGAGACCCCCGCAGCCGGTCCGACCGCCGCCGCGGGCCCCGACGCGCGCGAGTCGGCGACCGGGTGGGCGCTGGCCGCCCGCGACGGGGACCCCGTCGCCCAGGCCGCCTTCGTCCGGCTCACCCAGGCCGAGGTGTGGCGCTTCGCCGCCGCGCTGGTCGACCCGGACAGCGCCGACGACCTCACACAGGAGACCTACCTGCGGGCGTTCCGGGCGCTGCCGGCCTTCGAGGGGCGTTCCAGCGCCCGGACCTGGCTGCTCGGCATCGCCCGGCGGGCCTGCGCCGACCACCTGCGCACCGTCGTACGCCGCCGCCGGCTCGCCGAGCGGCTCGCCGCCGACTCCTGGCGCGACCGGTCGCACCCCGACCCCGCCGGTCAGCTCGGGGCCGCCGACCTGGTCCGCCGGCTTCCCGCCGAACGGCGCGGGGCGTTCGTGCTCACCCAACTGCTCGGCCTGTCGTACGCGGAGGCCGCCGCCGTGGAGGGGGTGCCGGTGGGCACCATCCGGTCCCGGGTGGCCCGCGCCCGCAACGACCTCGTCGAGGCGGTCGGCGACGCCCTCGCCGGATGA
- a CDS encoding zf-HC2 domain-containing protein: MTCDDVRTALSARLDGEDPQASPEALDAHTGGCPGCRSWLARAEQVTRLARVRAVAVPDLTASVLAAVAADGVAGRDAAAAARRGRRQVLRVAVAVAAVAQLAIALPVLLAGLGVTVDPHTSREMASFDVALAVGFALAAWRPERARAFVPVALVLAVCLAGTSAVDIANSTTALVHEVGHLAAVVQAGLLWALGRLSGEPQRPVPTTLRARHG; this comes from the coding sequence ATGACATGCGACGACGTACGTACGGCGCTGTCGGCGCGGCTGGACGGCGAGGACCCGCAGGCGTCGCCGGAGGCGCTGGACGCGCACACCGGTGGCTGCCCCGGCTGCCGGTCCTGGCTGGCCCGGGCCGAGCAGGTGACCCGGCTGGCCCGGGTACGCGCGGTCGCGGTGCCCGACCTGACGGCCTCGGTGCTGGCGGCGGTCGCCGCCGACGGGGTGGCGGGCCGGGACGCGGCGGCGGCTGCCCGGCGGGGGCGCCGCCAGGTGCTGCGGGTGGCCGTCGCCGTCGCCGCCGTCGCGCAGTTGGCGATCGCGCTGCCGGTGCTGCTGGCCGGGCTCGGCGTGACCGTCGACCCGCACACCAGCCGCGAGATGGCCTCCTTCGACGTGGCCCTGGCGGTCGGCTTCGCGCTGGCCGCGTGGCGTCCGGAGCGGGCCCGCGCGTTCGTGCCGGTGGCGCTGGTGCTGGCGGTCTGCCTGGCCGGCACCAGCGCGGTCGACATCGCCAACTCGACCACCGCCCTGGTGCACGAGGTCGGCCACCTCGCCGCCGTGGTGCAGGCGGGGCTGCTGTGGGCGCTGGGACGCCTCAGCGGCGAGCCGCAGCGCCCGGTGCCGACCACACTGCGGGCGCGGCATGGCTGA
- the bcp gene encoding thioredoxin-dependent thiol peroxidase yields MTAPDRLAPGDPAPDFSLPTDTGETLSLGDLRGRKVVLYAYPAAMTPGCTKQACDFRDSLASLQAAGYEVVGISPDKPAKLAKFRERDAITFPLVSDADKAVLAAYGAYGEKQSYGRTVTGVIRSTFVIDADGKIERALYNVRATGHVAKLRRDLGLD; encoded by the coding sequence ATGACCGCGCCCGACCGCCTCGCCCCCGGTGACCCCGCCCCCGACTTCAGCCTGCCCACCGACACCGGCGAGACGCTCTCGCTGGGCGACCTGCGCGGCCGCAAGGTCGTCCTGTACGCCTACCCGGCGGCGATGACGCCCGGCTGCACCAAGCAGGCCTGCGACTTCCGCGACTCGCTCGCCTCGCTCCAGGCCGCCGGCTACGAGGTCGTGGGCATCTCCCCGGACAAGCCGGCGAAGCTGGCGAAGTTCCGCGAGCGGGACGCCATCACCTTCCCGCTGGTCTCCGACGCCGACAAGGCGGTCCTGGCGGCCTACGGCGCGTACGGCGAAAAGCAGTCCTACGGCCGGACGGTGACCGGCGTGATCCGCTCGACCTTCGTGATCGACGCCGACGGGAAGATCGAGCGCGCGCTCTACAACGTGAGGGCGACCGGCCACGTCGCCAAGCTGCGCCGCGACCTCGGCCTGGACTGA
- a CDS encoding MauE/DoxX family redox-associated membrane protein: MSVTAPRVRALRWPVVRPWLGVAARLGLAAVWLIAGGSKVGDLAASGRAVNAYQVMPYDVATVIGAALPFVELALGVLLLLGLATRLSAGVSAALLVVFVAGIASAWSRGLAIDCGCFGSGGQLAEGQAPSYLPEILRDLGFLALAGFLLIWPRTPVSVDGWLAGDAPVEDEDE, translated from the coding sequence ATGAGCGTGACCGCACCCCGCGTCCGGGCCCTCCGCTGGCCCGTCGTCCGCCCCTGGCTCGGCGTCGCCGCCCGGTTGGGCCTGGCCGCCGTGTGGCTGATCGCCGGCGGCAGCAAGGTCGGCGACCTGGCGGCCTCCGGTCGCGCCGTCAACGCGTACCAGGTGATGCCGTACGACGTCGCCACGGTGATCGGCGCGGCGCTGCCCTTCGTGGAACTGGCGCTGGGCGTGCTGCTGCTCCTCGGGCTGGCCACCCGGTTGTCCGCCGGGGTCTCCGCGGCGCTGCTGGTGGTCTTCGTCGCGGGCATCGCCTCGGCCTGGAGCCGGGGCCTGGCGATCGACTGCGGCTGCTTCGGCAGCGGCGGGCAGCTCGCGGAGGGGCAGGCACCGAGCTACCTCCCGGAGATCCTCCGGGACCTGGGTTTCCTGGCGCTGGCCGGATTCCTGCTGATCTGGCCCCGCACCCCCGTCTCCGTGGACGGCTGGCTGGCGGGGGACGCACCCGTGGAGGACGAGGATGAGTAG
- a CDS encoding glycosyltransferase 87 family protein, with amino-acid sequence MPAEPVAPPAVTDDDVGGRTVRRLAAVLALAAVLPALYLPGLVHDFFDLKIYMRAMDWWAAGNPLYDYVQPDRVQGELYFTYPPFSALLLRPFALLPLGATVAIFTALTVLAVVVTTRWLLAPVTARHGLPRVFTLTLAVLLVLAVESTRETITFGQINMLLVVLILGDLLFAVPRASRWAGVGVGLATALKLFPGIFIVYLLATRRWRAAAVASATAAAATLLAAAVAPRDSWRFWTHELWATDRVGRTDYTGNQSLFGLLSRITAPEKPGQLLWLALVAVVAGYGLWRATRAARAGDPLTGLALTGLVGALVSPITWTHHIYWFIPAVVVLADAALGADPATGGGVRRRNALAALAIGTTALIVYGVVTFYDWGVAPARTDSPVEFLTRNTYVLLSLLLLATLPIRREPGKSRQMDSLPE; translated from the coding sequence GTGCCAGCCGAACCCGTCGCACCGCCCGCCGTCACCGACGACGACGTCGGCGGCCGTACGGTCCGCCGGCTCGCCGCCGTCCTGGCGTTGGCCGCCGTGCTGCCGGCGCTCTACCTGCCCGGCCTGGTGCACGACTTCTTCGACCTGAAGATCTACATGCGGGCGATGGACTGGTGGGCGGCCGGCAACCCGCTCTACGACTACGTGCAGCCCGACCGGGTCCAGGGCGAGCTCTACTTCACCTACCCGCCGTTCAGCGCGCTGCTGCTGCGCCCGTTCGCGCTGCTGCCGCTGGGCGCCACCGTGGCGATCTTCACGGCCCTGACCGTACTCGCGGTGGTGGTGACCACCCGCTGGCTGCTGGCGCCGGTGACCGCCCGGCACGGCCTGCCCCGTGTGTTCACGCTCACGCTCGCCGTCCTGCTGGTGCTGGCGGTGGAGAGCACCCGCGAGACGATCACCTTCGGTCAGATCAACATGCTGCTGGTCGTGCTGATCCTGGGCGACCTGCTCTTCGCCGTACCCCGGGCGAGCCGCTGGGCCGGGGTGGGCGTCGGGCTGGCGACGGCGCTCAAGCTCTTCCCGGGCATCTTCATCGTCTACCTGCTCGCCACCCGGCGGTGGCGGGCGGCGGCGGTGGCGAGCGCGACGGCCGCCGCCGCCACCCTGCTCGCCGCGGCGGTCGCGCCGCGCGACTCGTGGCGGTTCTGGACCCACGAGCTGTGGGCCACCGACCGGGTCGGCCGCACGGACTACACCGGCAACCAGTCGCTGTTCGGGCTGCTCAGCCGCATCACCGCGCCGGAGAAGCCGGGCCAGCTGCTCTGGCTGGCGCTGGTGGCGGTCGTCGCCGGGTACGGGCTGTGGCGGGCGACGCGGGCCGCCCGGGCCGGCGACCCGCTCACCGGGCTCGCCCTCACCGGGCTGGTCGGCGCGCTGGTCAGTCCCATCACCTGGACCCACCACATCTACTGGTTCATCCCCGCCGTGGTGGTGCTGGCCGACGCGGCGCTGGGCGCCGACCCCGCCACCGGCGGCGGCGTCCGCCGCCGCAACGCGCTGGCGGCGCTCGCGATCGGCACGACCGCCCTGATCGTGTACGGCGTGGTGACCTTCTACGACTGGGGGGTCGCCCCGGCGCGCACCGACTCGCCGGTCGAGTTTCTGACGCGCAACACGTACGTGCTGCTGAGCCTGCTGCTGCTGGCGACGCTGCCGATTCGGCGCGAGCCGGGAAAGTCGCGCCAAATGGACAGTCTTCCTGAGTAG
- a CDS encoding copper resistance CopC/CopD family protein: protein MTGMSVANRRWFTRLTVAAGLLVAVVALLIAPAGPARAHAVLVSSSPVASAVVPSGPAEVVLTFSESVRKVPGKIRVIAPDGSRADRGEPSFSGGVVTIQVDPAGGRGTYLVSYRVISADSHPVSGAFTYSVGAPSTPPVDSGDDSRADPVVGNAVKVAKYVGYVGLLLLVGPAMVLAVLWPRRLPRRGPARLAWAGLGLVALATVANVLLQVPYTAGGGVFDVTGEGLSAVLGSTFGAAHLVRLGLLAAAAFLLRPVLAGPVGRADLVILGILGTAALLTWPLAGHPAASPAPAVSVVVDAVHLGSMAVWLGGLVMLAGFLLRRADERELDAILPIWSRWAALAVSALLLAGTVQALIEVATPAALVDTTYGRLLLGKIGLFVLVIAVAAYSRQLVRRRTAAGRPTSMRRAVWAELAITAVVLGLTATLVQTTPARTAGSDVAGGSPGYFSTTLTSPIYSLQVELDPAERGNNTVHFYAYTKDNRPQPVVEWRATAALPSAGIEPIEVPLLPLTDNHATGEINLPAAGEWQLRVTVRTSDIDQATVTATVPIR, encoded by the coding sequence ATGACCGGCATGAGTGTCGCCAACCGCCGCTGGTTCACCCGGCTGACCGTCGCCGCCGGCCTGCTGGTCGCCGTCGTCGCCCTGCTGATCGCTCCCGCCGGTCCCGCCCGCGCCCACGCGGTGCTGGTGAGCAGCAGCCCGGTCGCCTCGGCCGTGGTGCCGAGCGGGCCGGCCGAGGTGGTGCTGACCTTCAGCGAGTCCGTCCGCAAGGTGCCGGGCAAGATCCGGGTCATCGCCCCGGACGGCTCCCGCGCCGACCGGGGCGAACCGAGCTTCTCCGGCGGCGTGGTCACGATCCAGGTGGACCCGGCCGGCGGGCGGGGCACCTACCTGGTCAGCTACCGGGTGATCTCCGCCGACAGCCACCCGGTCTCCGGCGCGTTCACCTACTCCGTCGGCGCGCCCTCGACGCCCCCGGTGGACAGCGGGGACGACAGCCGGGCCGACCCGGTGGTCGGCAACGCGGTCAAGGTCGCCAAGTACGTCGGCTACGTCGGCCTGCTGCTGCTCGTCGGCCCGGCGATGGTCCTCGCCGTGCTGTGGCCCCGGCGCCTGCCCCGGCGGGGCCCGGCGCGGCTGGCCTGGGCGGGGCTCGGCCTGGTGGCGCTCGCCACCGTCGCGAACGTCCTGCTCCAGGTGCCCTACACGGCAGGCGGGGGCGTGTTCGACGTCACCGGCGAGGGGCTGAGCGCGGTGCTGGGCAGCACGTTCGGCGCGGCGCACCTGGTGCGGCTGGGCCTGCTGGCGGCGGCGGCGTTCCTGCTCCGGCCGGTGCTGGCGGGGCCGGTCGGCCGCGCCGACCTGGTGATCCTGGGCATCCTCGGCACGGCGGCGCTGCTGACCTGGCCGCTGGCCGGGCACCCGGCGGCCTCGCCCGCCCCGGCCGTCTCCGTCGTCGTCGACGCGGTCCACCTGGGCAGCATGGCGGTCTGGCTGGGTGGGCTGGTGATGCTGGCCGGCTTCCTGCTGCGCCGGGCCGACGAGCGGGAACTGGACGCGATCCTGCCGATCTGGTCGCGCTGGGCGGCGCTGGCCGTCTCGGCGCTGCTGCTCGCCGGCACCGTCCAGGCCCTGATCGAGGTCGCCACGCCGGCGGCCCTGGTCGACACCACGTACGGCCGCCTGCTGCTCGGCAAGATCGGGCTGTTCGTGCTCGTCATCGCGGTGGCCGCGTATTCCCGGCAGTTGGTGCGCCGCCGCACGGCGGCCGGCCGGCCGACCTCGATGCGGCGGGCGGTCTGGGCGGAGCTGGCGATCACGGCCGTGGTGCTCGGCCTCACCGCCACCCTGGTGCAGACCACCCCGGCGCGCACCGCCGGCTCCGACGTGGCCGGCGGGTCACCCGGCTACTTCTCGACGACCCTGACCAGCCCGATCTACTCGCTCCAGGTGGAGCTGGACCCGGCCGAGCGGGGCAACAACACCGTGCACTTCTACGCGTACACGAAGGACAACCGGCCGCAGCCCGTGGTGGAGTGGCGCGCCACGGCCGCCCTGCCGTCGGCCGGGATCGAACCGATCGAGGTCCCGCTGCTGCCGCTGACCGACAACCACGCCACCGGCGAGATCAACCTGCCGGCGGCGGGGGAGTGGCAGCTGCGCGTCACCGTCCGCACGTCCGACATCGACCAGGCCACGGTGACCGCCACCGTGCCGATCAGGTAA
- a CDS encoding MOSC domain-containing protein produces the protein MRLTAIHTYPVKGCHRLDHDDARVLPWGLAGDRRWMIVDAHGVGITQREAPGLSGLRAVARDGALLLRARGRSDLDVPEPAAGEPVPVRTFRSRPHPVPALSAGPAADAWVGAFLGRTARLVWLARPSRHIPSGDRRYDTGDQVNFADAYPLLLTTVASLDALNGWLAEAGEEPVPMARFRPNLVVDGPAAWAEDSWAGRGLRVGGVRFRAAGPCERCVVVTTDQETGAKGKEPLRTLARHRNIGRKLLFGLHLVPEEPGVVRVGDEVVVAG, from the coding sequence GTGCGGCTGACCGCGATCCACACGTACCCCGTCAAGGGCTGCCACCGGCTCGACCACGACGACGCGCGCGTGCTGCCCTGGGGGCTGGCGGGCGACCGGCGCTGGATGATCGTCGACGCCCACGGCGTCGGCATCACCCAGCGGGAGGCGCCCGGGCTGAGCGGGCTCCGCGCGGTGGCCCGCGACGGCGCTCTGCTGCTGCGCGCCCGGGGCCGTTCCGACCTCGACGTGCCGGAGCCGGCGGCCGGCGAGCCGGTCCCGGTGCGCACCTTCCGCAGCCGACCGCACCCCGTGCCCGCGCTCTCCGCCGGGCCGGCGGCGGACGCCTGGGTCGGCGCGTTCCTCGGCCGCACTGCCCGCCTGGTCTGGCTCGCCCGGCCGAGCCGGCACATCCCCTCCGGCGACCGGCGGTACGACACCGGCGACCAGGTCAACTTCGCCGACGCCTACCCGCTGCTGCTGACCACCGTCGCCTCCCTCGACGCGCTCAACGGATGGCTCGCCGAGGCCGGTGAGGAGCCGGTGCCGATGGCGCGGTTCCGGCCGAACCTGGTGGTGGACGGCCCGGCGGCCTGGGCGGAGGATTCCTGGGCCGGCCGTGGGCTGCGCGTCGGCGGGGTCCGGTTCCGCGCGGCCGGGCCCTGCGAGCGTTGCGTGGTCGTCACCACCGACCAGGAGACGGGGGCGAAGGGGAAGGAGCCGCTGCGCACCCTCGCCCGGCACCGGAACATCGGGCGGAAGCTCCTCTTCGGACTGCACCTCGTCCCCGAGGAGCCCGGCGTCGTCCGGGTCGGCGACGAGGTGGTCGTCGCGGGCTGA
- a CDS encoding YcnI family protein has product MIRHRRTATAAAALALGAVATAVLGFAAPASAHVTVDPQEATQGGYGRFAFRVPNESDTAATTKVEVVLPENAPVGSVSTMPVPGWTVVVEKRKVDPPVEVHGSQLTEVVAKLTWTATGDAGVKPGQFQEFPVSMGPLPTVDTMVFKTLQTYSDGNVQRWIEAPTPGGEEPESPAPVLTLTAASPSAAPTGGAATARADDDDDDAEGDGLATGLGVAGLVAGAGGLLLGGLAFARTRREPTPKA; this is encoded by the coding sequence ATGATCCGTCACCGGCGTACCGCAACCGCCGCTGCCGCCCTGGCGCTCGGCGCCGTCGCCACGGCCGTACTCGGCTTCGCGGCGCCCGCCTCGGCCCACGTCACGGTCGACCCGCAGGAGGCGACGCAGGGCGGCTACGGCCGGTTCGCGTTCCGCGTGCCGAACGAGAGCGACACGGCCGCCACGACCAAGGTGGAGGTGGTGCTGCCGGAGAACGCGCCGGTCGGCTCCGTGTCGACCATGCCGGTGCCGGGCTGGACGGTGGTGGTGGAGAAGCGCAAGGTCGACCCGCCGGTCGAGGTGCACGGCAGCCAGCTCACGGAGGTCGTCGCGAAGCTGACCTGGACGGCGACCGGGGACGCGGGGGTCAAGCCCGGCCAGTTCCAGGAGTTCCCGGTCTCGATGGGGCCGCTGCCGACGGTCGACACGATGGTCTTCAAGACGTTGCAGACCTACTCCGACGGCAACGTGCAGCGCTGGATCGAGGCGCCGACCCCCGGCGGCGAGGAGCCGGAGAGCCCGGCGCCGGTGCTCACCCTCACCGCCGCCTCGCCGTCGGCCGCCCCGACCGGCGGCGCCGCCACGGCCCGGGCCGACGACGATGACGACGACGCCGAGGGCGACGGCCTGGCCACCGGTCTCGGCGTCGCCGGCCTGGTCGCCGGTGCGGGCGGCCTGCTGCTCGGCGGGCTCGCGTTCGCGCGGACCCGGCGGGAGCCCACGCCGAAGGCGTGA
- a CDS encoding energy-coupling factor ABC transporter permease has product METLAMHISNGIIDGPVAALFAAVALAAMTFCVLRGRRDLDDRLAPMAGLVAAFIFAVQMLNFPIFTAGVSGHLLGGALAAMLVGPWVGALCLAVVLVVQALVFGDGGVAMLGLNITNMAVLGTAAAYLLIALLLRVLPRTPAGLGVTAFVSALLSVVVAAMGFVFQYWLGGTTDLGGNLGGLAGTMAGVHLLIGVGEGLITATTVVTVAKVRPDLVYALRGLRPASAPTVPAVGGVR; this is encoded by the coding sequence GTGGAAACCCTGGCGATGCACATCTCGAACGGGATCATCGACGGTCCCGTCGCCGCGCTCTTCGCCGCCGTCGCGTTGGCCGCGATGACGTTCTGCGTCCTGCGGGGCCGCCGCGACCTGGACGACCGGCTCGCGCCGATGGCGGGACTGGTCGCCGCCTTCATCTTCGCCGTGCAGATGCTCAACTTCCCGATCTTCACGGCCGGCGTCAGCGGCCACCTGCTCGGGGGCGCGCTCGCCGCCATGCTGGTCGGCCCGTGGGTCGGCGCGCTCTGCCTGGCGGTGGTGCTCGTCGTGCAGGCGCTGGTCTTCGGCGACGGCGGCGTGGCGATGCTGGGCCTCAACATCACCAACATGGCGGTGCTCGGGACGGCCGCGGCGTACCTGCTGATCGCGCTGCTGCTGCGCGTCCTGCCCCGCACCCCGGCCGGCCTCGGTGTGACGGCCTTCGTCTCCGCCCTGCTCAGCGTGGTGGTCGCGGCCATGGGCTTCGTGTTCCAGTACTGGCTCGGCGGCACCACCGACCTCGGCGGCAACCTCGGGGGCCTGGCCGGCACCATGGCCGGCGTACACCTGCTGATCGGCGTCGGCGAGGGCCTCATCACCGCGACCACCGTGGTCACCGTCGCCAAGGTGCGGCCCGACCTCGTCTACGCGCTGCGCGGGCTGCGCCCGGCGTCCGCGCCCACCGTCCCGGCCGTCGGAGGTGTCCGGTGA
- a CDS encoding GNAT family N-acetyltransferase: MALRLVLDPDLTPELREEIVALWVDVTNAGGAVGFVPPVTAADVRRTAGPTFAGVAEGPDRLLVGYAGDRLVAALFFCDNRFALKAHWCVLKRVMVHPDTQGHGYGLALMREAERLGRELGREALHVTVRDGLGLDRFYRRLGYREIGRLPGALRVAPGDDRDEILMWLDLTAADTPGR; encoded by the coding sequence GTGGCCCTGCGTCTCGTCCTCGATCCCGACCTGACTCCCGAGCTGCGTGAGGAGATCGTCGCGCTCTGGGTCGACGTCACCAACGCCGGCGGGGCGGTCGGCTTCGTGCCGCCGGTCACCGCCGCCGACGTCCGGCGCACCGCGGGTCCGACGTTCGCCGGCGTCGCCGAGGGCCCGGACCGCCTCCTGGTCGGGTACGCGGGCGACCGCCTCGTCGCCGCGCTGTTCTTCTGCGACAACCGGTTCGCCCTCAAGGCGCACTGGTGCGTGCTGAAGCGGGTGATGGTCCACCCCGACACCCAGGGCCACGGGTACGGCCTGGCGTTGATGCGCGAGGCCGAGCGCCTCGGCCGGGAGCTGGGTCGGGAGGCGCTGCACGTGACCGTCCGGGACGGGCTGGGCCTGGACCGCTTCTACCGGCGGCTCGGCTACCGGGAGATCGGGCGGCTGCCCGGCGCGCTGCGGGTCGCCCCCGGCGACGACCGGGACGAGATCCTCATGTGGCTCGACCTGACCGCCGCCGACACACCCGGACGCTGA
- a CDS encoding energy-coupling factor ABC transporter ATP-binding protein: MIAGVQTAASLDVRGVRYAYPDGHVALHGVNLTVPRGDRVALLGPNGAGKTTLVLHLNGILTPTEGSVTVGGLTVSQDRATLAEVRRRVGIVFQDPDDQLFLPTVAEDVAFGPANLGLRGAELAARVDEALAAVGMGEHRDRAPHHLSFGQRRRVAVATVLAMHPEILVLDEPSSNLDPAARRELAEILRGLPVTLLMVTHDLPYALELCDRSVILDAGRIVADAPTADLLADADLLSRHRLELPYGFTPTPR; this comes from the coding sequence ATGATCGCAGGCGTGCAGACCGCTGCCTCCCTGGACGTCCGCGGCGTCCGGTACGCCTATCCCGACGGGCACGTCGCCCTGCACGGGGTCAACCTGACCGTGCCGCGCGGCGACCGGGTGGCGCTGCTCGGCCCGAACGGCGCCGGCAAGACCACGCTGGTGCTGCACCTCAACGGCATCCTCACCCCGACCGAGGGGAGCGTGACCGTCGGCGGCCTGACCGTCAGCCAGGACCGGGCCACGCTCGCCGAGGTGCGCCGTCGGGTGGGCATCGTCTTCCAGGACCCGGACGACCAGCTCTTCCTGCCCACGGTCGCCGAGGACGTGGCGTTCGGGCCGGCCAACCTGGGGCTGCGCGGCGCGGAACTGGCCGCCCGGGTGGACGAGGCGCTCGCCGCGGTCGGGATGGGCGAGCACCGGGACCGGGCCCCGCACCACCTCTCCTTCGGCCAGCGCCGGCGGGTGGCGGTGGCCACCGTGCTCGCCATGCACCCGGAGATCCTGGTCCTCGACGAGCCGTCGTCGAACCTCGACCCGGCGGCCCGCCGCGAGCTGGCCGAGATCCTGCGCGGGCTGCCCGTGACGCTGCTGATGGTCACCCACGACCTGCCGTACGCGCTGGAGCTCTGCGACCGGTCGGTGATCCTGGACGCCGGCCGGATCGTCGCCGACGCCCCCACCGCCGACCTGCTGGCGGACGCCGACCTCCTGTCCCGGCACCGCCTCGAACTGCCCTACGGCTTCACCCCCACCCCCCGCTGA
- a CDS encoding DsbA family protein, translating into MSSRKGQKAAARVVREQLAREQRRKRTLWVSAAAVAVLVVAGLIGWSVYSSQRSDDFTPPTGANEAGTGVVAGSGPVTVDIYEDFLCPACKQFEQTSGPTIDQLISEGKVRVVYHPVAYLNRFSTTQYSTRSSAASGCAAEAGRYREYAKALFDRQPPEGGAGLSDDELVDIAAGAGLDRDGFASCLREGTFKPWTEHVTEEASKAGITGTPTILVDGEEVADRSPEGIKAAVEAAGR; encoded by the coding sequence ATGAGTAGTCGCAAGGGGCAGAAGGCCGCCGCGCGGGTGGTCCGCGAGCAGCTCGCCCGGGAGCAGCGGCGCAAGCGGACGCTGTGGGTCTCCGCCGCGGCGGTCGCCGTCCTGGTGGTCGCGGGCCTCATCGGCTGGAGCGTCTACTCCAGCCAGCGCTCCGACGACTTCACCCCGCCCACGGGCGCGAACGAGGCCGGCACCGGCGTCGTCGCGGGGTCGGGGCCGGTCACCGTCGACATCTACGAGGACTTCCTCTGCCCGGCCTGCAAGCAGTTCGAGCAGACCAGCGGCCCGACCATCGACCAGCTCATCAGCGAGGGCAAGGTGCGGGTCGTCTACCACCCGGTGGCCTACCTCAACCGCTTCTCCACCACCCAGTACTCGACCCGTTCCTCGGCGGCCTCCGGCTGCGCGGCCGAGGCCGGCCGTTACCGCGAGTACGCCAAGGCGCTCTTCGACCGGCAGCCGCCGGAGGGCGGCGCGGGGCTCAGCGACGACGAGCTGGTCGACATCGCGGCGGGCGCCGGCCTCGACCGGGACGGCTTCGCCTCCTGCCTGCGGGAGGGCACCTTCAAGCCGTGGACCGAGCACGTGACCGAGGAGGCCAGCAAGGCCGGCATCACCGGCACCCCGACCATCCTGGTCGACGGCGAGGAGGTGGCCGACCGCAGCCCGGAGGGGATCAAGGCGGCGGTGGAGGCGGCCGGCCGGTGA